ATCCCACTCTCCGTATAACGCATGTCAAAATATGGCCAACTTCCAGGAACTCCATCCAAAAATGGGGTGTCTGTGAACGATTCCCTTTCGTCAAAATCGACATTCGATGATTTTAAGGTTGTATCCTTAGAACACACAGCAATGCCATCTGCATCAGAAAAGACTGAAGACTGTGCAAATGTCCTACAAATAAAGGATGCTCTGTGGAGATTACATAGCTGCTGGGGTAGCATAGCATCCCCTTGAATAGCGTTTTCCCTACGAATGGGAACGAGTGGTCTTTGGCGATACTACTCCTGAGAACGGAGGGGAGTTCTCTGAAACAAAGGCTCCAATTTTGTTAGGAACATGCCATCCTCGTTTGCAGTGTAGGGGGTTTGGGGAGGGAAGTGAAAACTTTTTGAACGAGTGCCATGTCTGTACCATTCTCTTATCTGAGGCCCGCGACTGCCAGCTGGCGGCTGAATGTGCCCACTTGCACTGTGATGATGAAGCCAGCCAAGCTACTTGGCACACTGAATAGTCGAACTGGCAAGTCATCTGAAGCCAAACACAGCTCCATGTGAGGTAGCAGCATATCCACCGCACTCTATCTTTCCTGGTCTCTGCCTCTGGGGACCAGCCTCTCCACAAGGTTTGCAAGGTCTCACAATAGGGAGGGTATGAGATGTTGTCAATATAACCAGATGCAACCAAGCTCAGTCAACAATCAGATGATAAGGCTACAATAACGCAATTTATACTGATAGACTGCATAATCATCTGCAACAATTTTACCAAAAAACTCATCATCTTATCTGCTGTATCATACTTACACTTTTGCATGCTTTTGCGTTAAGatcaggagacacacacacacagagagagagagagagagagagagagagagagagagagagagaataattgAAATCATCTAAAAAGGACATAACTAAGATTATTATATATAGGTATTGATTAAAATATAAGAATTTAAAACATATGTAATTCTTAATATATTGTTATTGATATATGGCTAAATTGGcctattaaaaagaaaacataaacaaacaaacacgtaACTCTAAGCTCTAATAGCACATGCATTGCGTTTCAAGCCTTTCCTGTTGTGAAATTTGtagagaaataaaatacatgcacTTCGACTGAAGTGACACAGGAGGATTGCAGTCGCATCAGCCGCGGAGGAAACGAGCTTGCTTTGTCACAGTGATCGCgcaccagcagaaccagcagtaAATCAGCATTTGTTGCTATCCGGAAGATTAGTTCCGTTGCACCGTCCTTCACCGGAAAAGGCACCGGCTTTTTGAGGTAAGGTGAGTTTGACTGTGGACGGATGAATGAAGACGGAGATACCGATAAAATATCAAGACTTATGTGTACAGGATAGTATTTAGAGTGGGGACACAACTGTCATTGTTACGAGAACCAGTATTTGCGTCAGTGTCGGCTTGTTTTGCAACTATCTTGACACTGACAGGAGCCCAAATACTGTCAAATAACGTTAGGTAACAGTTACCTTGATAGCTGTCCCTGCGGATGTTGTTATGCAAGtcagattaaattaaatgtagGTCAAATAGACTGGATTCGCTAACGTTGAAGTTGCGGCAATAAATAACTAGCAGCACATTGTTGAGAGTAAGCGACAACAACTTCCACCAGACTTTAACTCGAGCCTGTTAACCTTTAACCGGTTAACTGTCAGCCTGGGTTTATACAGCTTCATTCATGCACCTTtaccttatttaaaaaaaaaaaaaaaaaaaaaaaaaaagtttacaccCACTCTACACAACATTTCAGccacatacaaaataaataaataaataaaaataggcaAAGACGCTCCTCACTGTGAAGAAATGCTGATTTTTTGTACTatttaccataaaaaaaaaatcaaagacatCAATACGTGAAGACTTGGTAAAGCAATGCAAGAtgaatgaaagtgaatttagaAATATcatgtgtcttgttttattaATGAACATtaataaatgttcattaatgttTGTCCTTGTATGTGTTGACCTCTGCATGTTCGATAACACCCAGCATgcccctctctctgtgaatTAACAGAAATCCTCTCTCAGATGTGACGGGATACAAGAGGGGGAGGATGGGACCATCATGACGACTGAACTTTGCAGCCCACGTTAGAGGCTCTGAACGACCATTTGTCAAACCATGCCTTCTGGGCTGGCTATCGCCTGTCACTCTGTGAAGTGGACCGTCCCGCTTTGGCGAGTTATTGTTGGCAGCACTGGTTGCTGTTTAGAGCCAGGGCGATGGCTGCTGGAAAGTGTGGTGCTCAGGAAGTCTTACACCACCGCTGCTCGCAACAGATGGAATACAGCGCCATCCTCGTGGAAAAATCAGAAGCCGGTCTTCACCAGAGCGCCAACATATGGGGACAAGCTGGCTATCGTAGACAGCAGTGGCCGCTACACGTACAAGCAGCTGTACGCCAGCAGCTTAGGCCTTGCAGGTAAAATTAGCAGCGCTCTCAACTTGGATTTTGGCAGCCTCGAGGGAAAACGCATCTCTTTCCTGTGTGGTAATGATGCTTCATATACAGTGGCACAGTGGGCTGCGTGGATGTGTGGCGGGACAGCGGTGCCACTGTACCGAAAGCACCCACCATCCGAACTGGAGTACATCATCTCTGACTCCCAGACGTCACTGCTGGTGGCAGGGCACGCTCATGCCGAGACCTTAGAGCCGCTGGCACAGAGTCTGGGGCTTCCGTGCCTGACGCTGCCCCCTACTTCCAGCCTAGGCACTTTGGACGACGCAGACATCCAAGAGAAGGAGGCCGCCATTACAGACTGGGCAGAGCGACCTGCTATGATCATCTATACCAGTGGCACCACTGGGAGGCCTAAAGGAGTTCTCCATACTCACAGCAGCATCCAAGCCATGGTAAATGTTGTCACAGTTACTTTGCCGTCTTTTACAATCAAAGCGTACCACACCagcatagattaaaaaaaaaaaatcagtccatCTCCTCTAGGCTTATTGTTTTAATGCATATTACTAAATGTATTGATGGTTACTGATAGATTTCCTGTAGTAGGGACAGAGATTAAAAAGCCTTTCTTCTCAAATTCCATTTTAACTTTAGttaacaaaaatgaataatgtgACATCAGATCATGGTGAGTTCCATTATTCAGACTAATATAGACACATAAGCATGAAGGACGCTTTTCCCAAAGTTACATTCTAAATAAAGATAGGCCAGTGGTATTAATCGTAAGACTCCCGTGTGAGTTTATGGATGCAAGAAGTGTGTAGGCAGCCCCCCACCGCACCCCACCATACCTCCACTCTCATATCTGACCCCCTGATTGGCATCATTCTGCTTTTGTTCCACTTGAGCTGTCTGAATAATCAACCAATTTATGTCATTACAGATCTCCTGAAGAGTTTACTGTAGATTTCCAACCAAAATTGACCTACATGTCCAATAGAGTGGAAAATTAGATCACTCTGAATTAAAGTACAGCTTCATTTGTCTCTGGCTGGCCCAGAGAAGTGAGGGAGTGATTAAGTGAGTGAGTCAGTTGGTAAATCAGCCTCCAAGCCTCCAACATCAGgctgatgtggaaaaaaaaactgctgcaaggaaaatacaagaaattgtAAATTTGAGATAGCAGTAATCATTTGGTTGTCTCTCCCTTCCTACTTATTCACACTCTCGGAtttgtgtgtggatatgtggaTTTAGAGCCACTACCACGTAGACTAACAGCATTGCTGCAATTTTGATTTTTCGAACAAATGGAAAGAATGAAAAGCAATGTACCATAAATGCAGTTCCCTAACTCAATAATTGGGGTGCTCTGTGCCGAGGTTGTTATGTGCATGGTGTTAGTTAAGGACACAGACATCAGCCGGGCAGTGAATGATGTCAAACTGTATGTTATTACAAGTGGAACAAAAAACTCTTCCACACACCTAGATGGCCTAGTTGATGGTGATGTTATTTCTCCAGAATTTCCCAGATTAAAGTgcaaaatttacaagaaaaaaacttggcatttttaattttttatttatttatttatttatttattttttggtcaaggaacctCATCACTTCACTTGGCAAGGTTGGATCAACCACTCACTGCAGATGCCGCGGCTTGCCGTCATGGACGTATAAGCTTGCCCTGTATCATGCCTGCAGTTGATAAACTAATCAAATTAATCTGTTAATCTAATTAATCTGGTCTGAAAGTGAATCCTATCCCCAGCCAATAGGTGGCGCTATGTAACCTCTGTCATTCagatagagaggaaaaagacagagtgttgttgtgtgttgacTTGAAAGCTGGTTGCAAGATGCACACGCACAGTCAATGAAATTGTGGCATTATCCTCTGTCCGGTGTTTCTTTACCAAATTTTTTGATATAAGCACATAACAACAATcggatttagtaagaaggaaatcctagtgattttagcccagaatcacaatattatcatgacCATTTTgaccaagtttttttctcataaatttgtgaatttctgACTGTATAGTCCCACAATTTTCGATTGTTTgtgtctcataaatttgtgagtttttttctcataaatttacgacttaaatctcagaaattctgagattaaagtcaatTAAgcccctcctacacacacaccatgctcagtaattttttttcgACCCACAGTGGCGCTAATACGTCGTCATAGCTTTCCTATATTAACCTGACGTTAAGATCAGCTCTGATCTGCTGAACAGCTATTTCAGGCTGCTATCTATTCAATTTACAGTTTCACTCTGTAGCTGAACTCTTAGGATTGGTggatgttatgttttttttttttttatattagtaTTAGATTACATTTCATTGATTGTTTGCACAAAAATATCTAGTGTCCAAACTGCCTACTGTTCAAATACATAAATGACagcttaaattaaattaacttaAATTTCATACATGATTGTGTATACATGTATTATGTGATCATTGTACAACCACAAGTGCACTAAAGCCAACATAGCCCCTATTCATACAACACATACATAGAATACTTGAGGCATATTCAGCAATATGCACATACATTCATAGTATTAACCAGCAAGGACTGGTCAGGTCCTGTCTACTTAGAGTTGGTGcacaaaataatctaaacaTCACAAATGGActttatgaatgaaatttaaCATTAATAGGCTATTTATGATTACCAATGCATCCACTCATCAAGTTTAATGCCAATAAGCAGTAGTAGTCACCTTGAAGAGAGGCATAATAATCACTGCTTTTGAATGTTTATGACTTTTCAAAGCAACATGGGGTAAGTAGTAGAATTTCAAAGAAGTCTAACACTTAGAAGCACTAAGTGTTAGACTCATCAGTCACAAAAGGTTCAACGTTATGCAATGTGGCAAAGGTGACAGTCTTAAAAATCCACACAAttccaaacacagacacactgaattGATAAAGAGTAACAGTAGTCAAGGATCACCAACAGTGATAGATGAACACTTGATAGAATAGTTACTTAACACCACAAAAccaaaccctaaaaaaaaaacaaaaaaaaaaaaacacagatttgaaTCCACACATCTGTGACACAGTTTCAACAAAAACTGTAGGTCATGAGGTTCACAAAACCAGCGTTTTCTGGCAGTGCAGCCATTTAGTAAACATTTGTATCCAAGGCCAACACAAGACATAACCTGAAAAACAATGAGTCGTTTTTCACCCTTTCTCCTCCATTCAGGTATAtaatattcttttatttaaagaaagccaaatgatttttttaaccCACATGTCTGTGTCCAACTGTAAAATATTGTCGACTTGGAACAGCACTGTCGTATTGGCAGCCATTTCATGGAAGTCACTGGATATGATGATTGCGCTTTTGCAGGATGGAGTACTTTCTATGTTCTCTTATTCcaagatgataatcctgctatACATGCCGCTAAACCAATTTGCAACTGCTTTGGCAAAACTCAAGGATGAAGTCAAACACCTACTATGGCATCCGTAATCACTACATCTAAATATTGAACTTAAGATGTCAGTAGCAGTAGATGCCCACATCTTTCATCCCTCATCTTTCAAGCGAGAGGCTTTCCTTCCTGGAGAATGGTCCAACCATCCCTGCACACAGTACAGGACTGATATGATGATCAAAAATGATGCAACATGTCAAGATGTTTCCCTAATAGCTTCAGTCAAGTTTGATTGCAGAAAACATTGAGAGCACTGATAACATCAATGGTAAACATacgttttggtgtcagtccctccgAGTCAAAGAGAGGGCCGTCACTTCTCGACTCAACATTTCAAACCAACATTAGGCAatcatacagagaaaaaaacatcatagatggatttttttctgatcccctctctgctgctgttgacttTCTCTCTGCTACTTTCATGACAGACTAGCACAACACAGAGGAGCTCAAAAAGTTGACAGGAAATTTATCCCAAAAACTGCAAATGTCTGTAAGATCATTGATCCAAATGTCTCTAATGGTGAATGTTTCTGTAGGTGATTTATCTTATTGGAAAAATGACATGCTGACCcaccttccccctctctccccctccctccctctcaggtCCAAGGTCTGGTTTCGGAGTGGGCGTGGACTAGAGATGATGTCATCCTCCACACTCTGCCGCTCCACCACGTGCATGGCATCGTTAACAAGCTGCTGTGCCCACTCTGGGTGGGCGCCACCTGCATCATGCTGCCCGACTTCGAGCCACAGAAGGTCTAGGctgcactctgtctctgtctgtttgactCTCTCTCGCTTGCACATTTTCTctcccactttctctctgtctctgccatcCTCTGTCGGTGCAGTATATCCTTTGTTAACAGCCCTGAACAATGGATTCATTCGTGCAGGTGTGAGGGTCAGTGGGCCGCTATGAAAGCTAAGCTAACATTGACAGTGAGGCTGAGAACTATTTGGGATTTGGGAGTAAGGGCCAAGGTGCGACAGGGTTGAAAAAGACCTTCAGCTCTTTCCACGTCAATCTCACTATCAGTGTTTCCTTTCCCCCTccacttttcctctccctcctctctcctcgcttcatctcctctccctttctccttctttctatctcccctcctcccccctccctctctgactgTCAAACTAAGTGTTTGGGGCTCAGTGATGGATTGCCTTGTGTGGCTTTGTATCTGACCAACGCCGACTCACGGCAGGGGCTTAAGGAGCGGATCAATCGATGAGCTGACATTGAAGAATGATAGTGCTTGTTTGGCCCTGGGAAGGGAGGGGCAGAGGggttggtgagtgtgtgtgtgcatgtgtgtgtgttggtgagagagagagagagtatgaagGTGTACAGAAGTGTAgatgcatggtgtgtgtgttcccatgtACGTGTGATTTCTGTATGTATGTCAGGACCTCTAGAGCATAAAGGCAGATGGAAAGGTGAACTGTTTAAAGGACACGTATCTGTCAACATGGGGTATTGCTGCTTTGTTGTAGCCTGTTATTCTGACCTTGTGCAGAAACCCTTCTCTCACCCATCAGACAACGCCTTTCTTCCCATCCTCCTGAAGTTACAGTACATTGATGAAGTGATCGATAGTCTGTCTTCCATCCCCTAAGATCTCTGAAGGGTAGCCTAGGCAGTAGAAACTGGCATTGATTTTTCTGATATCGCCCGGAGATAGTGACAGTAATTTTCAGTCCACGAACTGTGATCCAATATATCACAAAGCAGCCTGTTTCAGCATGACCTGAGTCTACTGTTGCAGACTGATGAGGTCAGAGGAAGCTGGAGGTTTGTGTGACCACTGACTGGTAGTCAGATCTATAGATATCTCAGTATAGATGTGTTACAGGTTAGGAGGTGGTGCAAATCTGAGTTCCTGTATGAGGCGTATTTCTTCCCTGTCTTTAGGCATTTGAACTGAGACTGTTGTGTCATGTATCATCTTTAATTAGTAAATGTCCCCCAAGACACCACAAGTGCAATTTTCACCAAATTTGATGGAAAGATACACctatgaactttttttttttttttattcagttgtaTATTGATATTGAAAGCAACATACTGATAAGCCAAATGGAGGTGTTTTAACTGAAGGTCAAAGTTTGAACAGACATCCAACTGAGATGAAGCAGAAATCCGGCCATGCTTACATGTCACACAGATTGGCCCACTGAAGTAGAATaggtttttctcaattgctaatcAATTCAGTGTGTCTGCTATTTCTCAAAagctgctctccttttctctaacctgtgaacacaaaacccaattttcaagctacattcacaaaacctcagactcctcttgcaaaaccaaactttcacctcaaaacagttaaatttgtgctcaaaactgaactatgttgtcaaattgtgccccgagtcaatcaaaattaaaaacactactgagcagtcactaaacactacatagaaaaatagaaaccacaatgctcaggacatgaagctgtagaaataaatgtttattgttcactgtaggctatatgcatgttgcaaaacaaaaaacctgtgcatttagcacttgtacatagtaaaaaaagtacaaaaaacagaaatcttgtgcatttagcacttgtatacagtaagcctacgtaaaaataaagtacaaaaatatacatggaatACTAGGCCTACAAACAGTTAGCCTAACCCTCCATtacaatactacagtacagtggcacagtgatgtactgaaacatatatttacttacagtatactgtggtacagtatatagtatagtcATACAGTAATTGCTGTCAACATTTATATACTATAATGTCAAAAAAGGTAGTTAcctgttctcttctctaaaTCTTCGGATTATGGTGGACACAGTGAATCTACTGATGTTTGGTTGTATCCTTTGTCCGGCCTCCCTCATGCTCATACCATGGACAAGAACATGGTCAATCACAATAGCTCTGATTTCATCAGATATTACTGTTCTTTGTCTTCGCTGACCTCCTCGACCTCTTTGACCACCTCGCCCTCCTCGACCACCTCGTCCACCTCTCACTcgaactcctcctctcagatatCTATCCATTGTAGTgcctcacaaagcagtgctctctgaactggcttatacatgttccctc
This DNA window, taken from Myripristis murdjan chromosome 3, fMyrMur1.1, whole genome shotgun sequence, encodes the following:
- the acsf3 gene encoding acyl-CoA synthetase family member 3, mitochondrial isoform X1; its protein translation is MPSGLAIACHSVKWTVPLWRVIVGSTGCCLEPGRWLLESVVLRKSYTTAARNRWNTAPSSWKNQKPVFTRAPTYGDKLAIVDSSGRYTYKQLYASSLGLAGKISSALNLDFGSLEGKRISFLCGNDASYTVAQWAAWMCGGTAVPLYRKHPPSELEYIISDSQTSLLVAGHAHAETLEPLAQSLGLPCLTLPPTSSLGTLDDADIQEKEAAITDWAERPAMIIYTSGTTGRPKGVLHTHSSIQAMVQGLVSEWAWTRDDVILHTLPLHHVHGIVNKLLCPLWVGATCIMLPDFEPQKVWEMLLSSKTPMVNVFMAVPTIYSKLIQYYDQHFTQPHVKDFVKAVCKERIRLMVSGSAALPLPTLQRWEEITGHTLLERYGMTEIGMALSNPLKGPRIPGAVGLPLPGVEVRIVMTNATNTTIVEGSHRQTQVCPGLEGKEGELLVRGLSVFQEYWNKPQETIESFTADGWFKTGDTAVFKDSVYWIMGRSSVDIIKSGGYKISALEVERHLLAHPDITDVAVIGARDATWGQKVTAVVQLKKGRSMTLPELKAWAREHMAPYTIPTGLVLVEEMPRNQMGKVNKKDLLRQFFP
- the acsf3 gene encoding acyl-CoA synthetase family member 3, mitochondrial isoform X2 yields the protein MPSGLAIACHSVKWTVPLWRVIVGSTGCCLEPGRWLLESVVLRKSYTTAARNRWNTAPSSWKNQKPVFTRAPTYGDKLAIVDSSGRYTYKQLYASSLGLAGKISSALNLDFGSLEGKRISFLCGNDASYTVAQWAAWMCGGTAVPLYRKHPPSELEYIISDSQTSLLVAGHAHAETLEPLAQSLGLPCLTLPPTSSLGTLDDADIQEKEAAITDWAERPAMIIYTSGTTGRPKGVLHTHSSIQAMVQGLVSEWAWTRDDVILHTLPLHHVHGIVNKLLCPLWVGATCIMLPDFEPQKVWEMLLSSKTPMVNVFMAVPTIYSKLIQYYDQHFTQPHVKDFVKAVCKERIRLMVSGSAALPLPTLQRWEEITGHTLLERYGMTEIGMALSNPLKGPRIPGAVGLPLPGVEVRIVMTNATNTTIVEGSHRQTQVCPGLEGKEGELLVRGLSVFQEYWNKPQETIESFTADGWFKTGDTAVFKDSVYWIMGRSSVDIIKSGGYKISALEVERHLLAHPDITGSTWRPTPSRQAWCWWRRCQGIRWARSTRRTCCDSSSHDWTVSLSVAPHRHFLPRRRGH